In Fibrobacter sp. UWB2, one DNA window encodes the following:
- a CDS encoding MiaB/RimO family radical SAM methylthiotransferase translates to MIVVLSQGCAANFGDGEKIARILSQKSEVTFEFPEAKPAHSTRAASFSSKTPANLENAENSTSAANPVDFRTEKPEAFYLNVCTVKGNAGAMKLLRKAASTFPGVPIYITGCAPKDFREEALRAVPSVQFTSLKELEDSAHSANSRNVLRESPFVGIVNIEEGCLDACAFCSTHLVKGRLHSFAPQTIVDQVQALVDDGCLEIQLTGQDCACYGFDIGTNLAELTQRILTHVNGNYRIRLGMGNPRHVLGYQEALLDCFTDNRIYKFIHIPVQSGSENVLKAMNRRHTARDYATLAHAFTERFRKFTLSTDLIVGYPGETAADFNDTLKLLKETRPTVCNITRFVARPGTVAARLETASNQAVPDDIKHERSAILAEAFQQIALENNREWIGDECIVVTEKPGYRAGTTIARNEAYRPVALQGTFPAGQTLRVRITGAEPFALLAEPLA, encoded by the coding sequence ATGATAGTCGTTTTAAGCCAGGGCTGTGCCGCAAATTTCGGTGACGGTGAAAAGATTGCGCGCATTCTCTCGCAAAAATCCGAAGTCACGTTCGAGTTTCCGGAAGCGAAGCCGGCGCATTCCACAAGAGCAGCGAGTTTTTCTTCCAAGACGCCCGCGAATCTTGAAAATGCCGAGAATTCCACAAGCGCCGCGAATCCCGTGGACTTTCGCACTGAAAAGCCCGAAGCTTTTTACTTGAACGTTTGCACGGTCAAAGGCAACGCGGGCGCCATGAAGCTTCTGCGCAAAGCAGCGAGCACATTTCCAGGCGTTCCTATATACATCACGGGTTGCGCCCCCAAGGACTTCCGCGAAGAAGCTCTCCGCGCCGTCCCAAGCGTTCAATTTACAAGCCTAAAAGAACTTGAAGATTCGGCGCATTCCGCAAATTCTCGCAATGTCCTTCGCGAATCCCCGTTCGTCGGCATCGTGAACATCGAAGAAGGCTGTCTCGACGCTTGCGCCTTCTGCAGCACGCATCTCGTCAAAGGCCGCCTCCACAGCTTTGCGCCCCAAACTATCGTAGATCAAGTCCAAGCGCTCGTCGATGACGGTTGCCTCGAGATCCAGCTCACCGGCCAAGACTGCGCCTGCTACGGTTTTGACATCGGCACGAATCTCGCTGAACTCACGCAAAGAATCCTCACGCACGTGAACGGCAATTACCGCATCCGCCTCGGCATGGGCAATCCGCGCCATGTCCTCGGCTATCAAGAAGCGCTTTTGGATTGCTTCACGGATAATCGCATTTACAAGTTCATCCACATTCCCGTCCAGAGCGGCAGCGAAAACGTGCTCAAGGCGATGAACCGTCGCCACACAGCACGCGACTACGCAACCCTCGCCCACGCCTTTACCGAGCGATTCCGCAAGTTCACGCTCAGCACCGATCTTATCGTCGGCTATCCCGGCGAAACTGCCGCAGATTTCAACGATACGTTAAAGCTTTTGAAAGAAACTCGCCCGACCGTCTGCAACATCACGCGTTTTGTCGCGCGCCCAGGCACCGTCGCCGCGCGTCTCGAAACAGCATCCAACCAAGCGGTCCCCGACGATATCAAGCACGAGCGTTCAGCTATTCTCGCCGAAGCGTTCCAGCAAATCGCTCTCGAGAACAACCGCGAATGGATTGGCGACGAATGCATCGTCGTCACCGAAAAGCCCGGCTACCGCGCCGGAACCACAATCGCCCGCAACGAGGCCTACCGCCCCGTCGCATTACAAGGCACTTTCCCTGCCGGGCAAACGCTCCGCGTCCGCATCACCGGTGCCGAGCCCTTCGCTCTGCTCGCAGAACCTCTCGCCTAA
- a CDS encoding SpoIID/LytB domain-containing protein has translation MGLLQIFSAVALTTLSLATSSLAAGNSEYSPIEANSVSEQTIVPQKIAKDLNRPIQVGVFVGVPNIFVRQKNEELHITASKGKLKIKTKSKRQQTADRRVFKATGTSASDCIAIATDKAGLNKACYNGEFIVTANGNKLNAINVIDIEDYLRGVVPYEIGKLDESKFEALKAQAVAARTYAYKHFGSRVAQGFDVYADTRDQVYKGLHSATALTDKAVRETEGVVMTYNGEFITAYYHSTCGGETEGVATWGRPDHPYLKNKPDLRPDGTPWCRESNYTEWTREFTEDELRDLFQINAKEAKANVPSFSSIKSMHIQDTLKSGRIHTLVIETNNGSFTAKADKIRWLFKRGGTILPSSFFRIHKNGNEWILKGKGFGHGVGLCQMGARARAQAGQSYIQILTHYYPGITLEKFKR, from the coding sequence ATGGGCCTGCTCCAGATATTTTCAGCAGTTGCTTTGACGACACTCTCTTTGGCGACCTCATCTCTTGCGGCCGGCAATTCTGAGTATAGCCCGATCGAAGCAAACAGCGTATCCGAGCAGACCATCGTTCCTCAAAAAATCGCCAAAGATCTCAACCGCCCTATCCAGGTGGGCGTCTTTGTCGGTGTGCCAAACATTTTCGTCCGTCAAAAGAACGAAGAACTGCACATCACCGCCTCTAAAGGCAAACTTAAAATCAAGACAAAATCAAAGCGCCAGCAAACCGCTGACCGACGCGTTTTCAAAGCCACGGGCACTTCTGCTAGCGATTGCATCGCCATCGCAACAGACAAGGCTGGGCTCAATAAAGCCTGCTACAACGGCGAATTTATCGTCACCGCTAATGGCAACAAGCTAAACGCCATCAACGTCATCGACATAGAAGATTACTTGCGTGGCGTCGTTCCTTACGAAATCGGCAAACTCGACGAATCCAAGTTCGAAGCGCTCAAGGCACAAGCTGTTGCCGCACGTACCTACGCGTACAAGCACTTCGGCAGCCGAGTCGCACAAGGCTTTGACGTTTACGCCGACACGCGCGACCAAGTCTACAAAGGTCTCCACAGCGCCACGGCACTTACAGACAAAGCCGTCCGTGAAACCGAAGGCGTCGTGATGACGTACAACGGAGAATTCATCACCGCCTATTACCATTCCACTTGCGGTGGCGAAACCGAAGGCGTTGCCACCTGGGGTCGCCCAGACCACCCCTACCTCAAAAACAAGCCCGACCTCCGCCCCGACGGAACGCCGTGGTGCCGCGAATCCAACTACACCGAATGGACTCGTGAATTCACCGAAGATGAACTTCGCGATTTATTCCAGATAAACGCAAAAGAAGCGAAAGCAAACGTCCCGAGTTTTTCGAGCATCAAGTCGATGCACATTCAAGACACGCTCAAGAGCGGTCGCATCCACACGCTCGTCATCGAAACGAACAACGGTTCTTTCACTGCCAAAGCAGACAAAATCCGCTGGCTTTTCAAGCGCGGTGGCACCATCCTCCCCTCCAGCTTTTTCCGCATCCACAAGAACGGGAATGAATGGATTCTCAAGGGCAAGGGATTCGGGCATGGCGTTGGGCTTTGCCAAATGGGCGCTCGCGCTCGCGCACAGGCCGGTCAAAGCTACATCCAGATTTTAACGCACTATTACCCCGGCATCACGCTGGAAAAATTCAAGAGATGA
- the def gene encoding peptide deformylase produces MAILPIRIYGDPVLRKKCEPITEITPELRQLAKDMLETMYDAPGCGLAAPQIGKNIRLVVIDTAIPGEEDPRPYIMFNPEWEAEPDAKNVDYDEGCLSLPEIFCNVVRPDRVTVRFFDINGEAQEIHNCEGLFARCIQHECDHLNGDLFVDKISTSDRTMNQSKLRKMAKETQAKLKKK; encoded by the coding sequence ATGGCCATTCTCCCCATCAGAATTTACGGTGACCCGGTGCTTCGCAAAAAGTGCGAACCCATCACCGAAATCACGCCGGAACTCCGCCAGCTCGCCAAAGACATGCTCGAAACCATGTACGATGCTCCGGGCTGCGGCCTTGCCGCCCCGCAGATTGGCAAGAACATCCGTCTCGTGGTCATCGACACCGCCATCCCAGGCGAAGAAGATCCTCGCCCCTACATCATGTTCAACCCCGAATGGGAAGCTGAACCGGATGCCAAGAACGTCGATTACGATGAAGGTTGCCTCTCCCTCCCGGAAATTTTCTGCAACGTTGTCCGTCCGGACCGCGTGACAGTTCGTTTCTTTGACATCAATGGTGAAGCCCAGGAAATTCATAACTGCGAAGGTCTGTTCGCCCGCTGTATCCAGCACGAATGCGACCACCTCAACGGCGACCTCTTTGTCGATAAGATCTCGACGTCGGACCGCACGATGAATCAGTCCAAGCTCCGCAAAATGGCAAAAGAAACCCAGGCGAAGCTCAAAAAGAAATAA